The nucleotide sequence TGGGTTCGGTGCCCCGGATCCGCCTGTTGCGTCCGCTCGAATACCTGCCGTTTGTCTGGCTTATGGGCCACTCCTTCCTCGCGCTGACCGATTCCGGCGGGATCCAGGAGGAGATGCCTTCGCTGAAGCGGCCCGTCCTGGTCATGCGCGAGAAAACCGAGCGTCCTGAAGGGGTGGAGGCCGGCGTCTGTCAACTCGTGGGGACGGATGCGGCAACGATCTGCGCCGCGGTCACTCGATTGTTGGATGACGCGCGGGCGTACGCCGACTTCGGTCGCAATCCCAGCCCGTTCGGTGACGGCAAAGCGGCACCCCGCATTGTCCGGGAGATCGCTAGCGGCCTCCAAGCAGGTGACAGGTGAGCGCCGTGGTCGTGTTCTGGATCGCCGCGGCCGTGGTCGCGTACAGCACCGCTGGATACCCCTCCCTTCTGTGGCTTCTCAGCCGGATCGTCCAGCGGCCCCACCGGCGGGACCAGATCTGGCCGATGGTCTCCGTCATTATCCCGGTGCATCAACAGGCGCAGATCCTGGAGAGGAAGCTCCAGAACACGCTCGCGCTCGAGTATCCACCCGAGAAACGGCAGATCATCGTGGTCAGCGACGGTGAAGACCGAGAGACGATGGAATACTTCGAATCGAGCCCACACCAAGGGGTGGAGTTCATCTCGATGAGCGAACGCCGCGGAAAACATTACGCCCAGCGCGCGGCGTACGAGCAGGCGACGGGCGAGATCCTGGTGTTCACCGACGCGGCGATCCAGCTCGACTCCAAGGCACTCGTGAACATGGTCTGCAATTTCGCGGATCCCGCGGTGGGATGCGTGAGCAGCGAGGACCGCGTGCTCGCATCGCCCGAGACGAAGGTGGCGGAAGGCTCCTACGTCGATTTCGAGATGTGGCTGCGCCGCATGGAAGGAAACATCTGGTCTCTCGTGAGCGCAAGCGGCTCCTTCTTCGCCGCGCGCCGAGAAGCGTGCGAGGTGTGGCACGGAGAGCTTTCCAGCGACTTCTTCGTTGCACTCCACGTGGCCCAGGCCGGGAAGCGCTCGGTCGTGGACCCGAACTGCCTTGCTTGGTACGGCGTGAGCCTCGACCAAAGCGCCGAATTTCAACGAAAAGTGCGCACCATCGTACACGGCCTCGACGTACTATTCAGCCATCTGCACCTGCTGAGCCCGCTGACGTACGGCCTGTTCGCTTGGCAGCTTTTCAGTCACAAGCTATGCCGCTGGATCGTTCCCTTCGCACTGATCAGCCTGCTCAGTGCGAATGTCGCGCTCAGAAATCAGCCTTTCTATCGAGTGATCCTCTACCTGCAGCTCGCCTTCTATGCGGCCGCAATACTTGCCTTCGTGTATGAAGGAATAGCGCGGTTCAAGCCATTGAAGATCGCGCGATTCTTCCTGTTGGGCAATGTCGCAGCGCTCGTTGCCTGGGTCCGCTTCTTTTCGGGCGATAAGTACGTCACCTGGACGCCGACCCGACGACCGTGAGCCTTGTGGTCCTGTGAGACAGCGGGCTACTGCTTCGATCCGGGGGCCGCTTCCGCCGCGGTGCGCGGTGTGCCACCGCCGCCGGCCAACTCCGCGGTCCGGCCGCCGATGATGTACGCGTCGCCGTCGGCCAGGGCCTCGAGCAGTTCTTTGCGGCGCTCCGGCGTCAGGGAACGGATGTCGTACGTCCCGTAGTCGAAGGTCGGACGCGTTGCCATCCGCTGGCGGTGCTTTTCGAGGTACTGCTCCAGCGAGCAGATGACCTGCGCCGGGTTGCCCGCACATACGGTATCGGGTGGGAGAGACTTAGAGACAACCGAGTGAGCGCCCACGATGGTGCGCGGGCCGATCTCAACCCCAGCCAGAATGACCGCGCCCGTGCCGATATGGCACGAGTCATGGATCACGACCTTGCCGATGCGCGCGGCGTCAAGAAACTCGTCCATCTGCGCGTCGTGCGCCAGTATCGTGCACCCCTCCCCGAAGCCGCAGTTGTCCCCGATACTGATCAGGTAGCAGTGGCTGACGTCAATGAAGGTGGAAGCAGGCAGCAGAACCGATCTGCCGATATGCATGCCGCGGGCGCGCAGGTACTCCCAACGGCGTTCCACCCGCGCCTGCTCGATGCGGCGCTTGATGGGCGAAAACGTCTTCAAGATCCAGCGCAACACTAGGCTGCGCCTCCGCGAACGATCTCCTTCATTCGCTCCATGCCCGAGACGTATTGGACGAGGTCGACAAACTGTTCCGGCAGGCAGAAGCGGGGCACCCTGAAAGGCGCTCCTGCAGAGCCATGGAAGGCGGTGACTCGCGCGTAGCCCGCCAAGCCCAACACCGCACCTTTCAACCCCGCGCGCTGGAGGATGGCAACCTCGCGGTCTCCGAAATCGCCCCACTGCCCGTTCGGGTAGCAGAAGACGGGCACCGGACGCCGGACTTCCGCCTGGATCCGCTCCCAGCTGCGGCAGATCTCGAAGTCCGATTGGTCGTCGGGAGTGTTGGAGAGGATGGGATGGGTGACGGTGTGCGGTCCGAAGGTCATCCCCCGCCCTTCACCCTTGCGGGCCTGGTCCCAGGTCAGCGGGGCGTACATCGCGGGCGGCTTCTCCGGCAGCGCGACCTCGGCTGCTGCGGCCAGGCGCGCGATAGCGGCGTGCTTTTCCGCGTCGGGAACCTTCTTGCAGCGTCCGATGAAATCGGCCCGGGCTGCATCGCACTCCCGCGCGTCCTGGATCGAGTACCTGAGTTCCTCATCGGCCAGTATGAATCGGAGTTCCTTGCGCGTGCTGTTGCGAAACACGTGATCGATCTTGTCCCACCAAAACCAGAGCTGGCCGTCAACGAAACCGCTGGTCGCGAAAACGGTCACGGGACAGTCGTATTCGGCGAACACTTCGCCGCCGATCGCCGCCTGATCGTAGTAGCCGTCGTCGATGGTGAAAGCGATCGCGCCGCGCAGCGGCTTTCCTTCGGCCAACCGCGAGAAGACATCGCCGAGCGGCAGGATATCGTATTTCTTCCTTCGCAGGTAGGCGAGGAACTGGCGCACGCGCGCCGGATCGTCGCCCTTGACGCCGCGGTCGGGATCGGTGAACCGGTGCAGCATCAGGATGACGCCGCAGTCGCGCAGCAGCGGACGGAAGCTCGACGATGCTCCGGGCAACGCAAGCACGCTGCGGACGACTTTTTTCAGCAACCCCATCTCGTTATCGGGAAGCCTTGCCTCCCGCCGCGGCCGTCACGGCAGCTTCCTGCCGGTACCACTCCACCGTGCGGCGCAGGCCTTCCTCGAAATCGACCAGCACGCGGTAGCCCAGATGCTTCTCAGCGAGCGATATATCGGCCAGCGAATGTTTGATGTCGCCTTCCCGGGCCGCTGCGTAGGCGGCCTGTCCGGTGTATCCGGTCAGCTTCTTCAGAATGCCGAACGTCTCATTGAGGCTGGCGCGCTTGCCAACGGCGATGTTAAACGTGCATCCCGCGACCGCCGAGGCCGGAGCCGTGCAGGCCAGCAGATTGGCGGAGACGGCGTTGTCGATGTAGGTGAAGTCGCGGCTCTGTTCCCCGTCTCCGTAGATGGTCGGCTGCCTGCCCTCGAGCATCGCGGGGATGAACTTCGCGAGAACGCCGGAGTATTGCGATGACGGATCCTGCCGGGGACCGAAGATGTTGAAGTAGCGCAACGACACCGTTTCCAGCCCATACACGCGGAAGAACGAAGCCATGTAGTGTTCGGCGGCGAGCTTGGCGACGGCGTACGGGGAGATGGGATTGGGCAGCATGTCCTCGCGCTTGGGGAGTGTGGGCGTGTCCCCATAGGCCGACGACGACGCCGCGTAGACGACCCTCTTCACTCCCGCCTCGCGCGCAGCCACGAGCACGTTCAGGCTTCCGTCGACGTTCGCCTGGTTGCTGGCCACGGGATCCTCGACCGAGCGAGGGACCGACGCCAGCGCACCCTGGTGGAAAACGTAATCGACCCCACGGCAGGCATCCCGCATGGCACCCAGGTCCACGAGGTCGGCGCGGCGGAAGTCGATCCGGTCACGGATGGAAGCGATGTTCTCGAGTCTCCCGGTCGAAAGGTTATCCACACCCCGCACCCGCTCACCCTTCGCCACCAGCGCATGGGCCAGCGAAGAGCCGATGAAACCGGCGATTCCCGTGATCAGATAAAAAGCCATCGCTCAACCTTACCATGGCCCTCCACGGGCCGGAATCAGCAACTCTGGCTACCGAGTGCGCGGCTTGCCCACGCGCTGTGCGGTGGCGATCATCTGCCGCACCGTGTCCATGTCCTTTGCCTGCACCTTGCCGGCGGGGATCCGCATGTGAGTCACGTCCTCGAGCTTGGCCAGGATATCGACCAGGGCAAGAGAGTCGATCAGCCCGGAGGAGACCAGCGCAGTCTCTTCGCCGATGGTCACGCCGGGGCGGCGGATGATCTCTTTCAGGATGTAATCCACGATCTGCTGCGCTTGTTCGGTCATAGGCCGGGTCCCGCGGCATTCGACTGCAATTCCGGGTGCTCTGCAATGAGTTTTTCGCGCGTGGTGGAGCGCGCCGGCTTCCCGGCCGTGCTCTTCACCACCCACTTCGGCGGCTTGAGGTAGATGCGGCGCGCGACCACGGCCAGCTCGCCGGTGATCGCCGTCTTCAGCTCGCGCTCGATGCGCGCGGCTTCGGCGAGATCTTCTTCCCGGTTCACTTCCGCCGCCACCACGATGTCCTCGGTGCCCAGCTCCGGGTTGTAGGCGCCGAACGCAACCACGCGCCCGTCGTGGATGGCAGGATGGCTGGATACGATCTCTTCCACATCCTGTGGGTAAATGTTCTCGCCGGCCACGATGATCAGGTCCTTCTTGCGGCCGACCACGTAGACTTCGCCCTCGAGCGCGAATCCAAGGTCGCCCGACCAGTACCAGCCGTCCTGCAGCGCCTTCTCGGTGAGGTCGGGACGGTTGTAGTAGCCAGTGAGCAAGGAGTCGCTGCGGATGAGGATCTCTCCGATCCCTCCCTCCGGCAGCGGCTTGCCGCTGTCGGAGACCGCGCGGACGGCGCAGCCCGGGATGCACTTGCCCGATGACACGAAGCACATCGCTCCCTGGGTGCTGTCCGCGACCTGGACGGCCCGGCGCTCTTTGCGGACCGCGTCGGCGTCCACCCAGATCCGTTTCGGACCGGCGTCCGCGCCGATGCCCGATTGCGTGACCGCGAACACGGTCTCCGCCATCGCGTACGAGGCCTGCAGGACGTGCGGCTGAAGCTTGCAGCCGGCATAGGCGGCTCGGAATTCGTCCATGCTCGACCCGCGTACCGGCTCCGAGCAGTTGATCAACATGCGCAGCGAGGAAAGATCGAAATCCTGGCGGTCCGCCGGACGGACGCGCCGCGCGAGGAACTGCAAGGTGAAGTTGGGCGTCCAGGCCAGCGTGCATTTGTACTTTGTGATGATCTCCAGCATGGACCCAGGCTGCATGACCCAGTCGGTCGGCGACTGCATCACGATGGGCAGGTGGCAGACCATGGGCAGCATGAAGCAGGCGATCAGGCCCATGTCGTGGTACAGCGGCAGCCAGCTGTAGATGCAGTCATTGGAGGTCAGTCGCAGCGCCGGCGAGAGGTGGTTCAAGTGCAGGAGCACCGCCGCGTGCGACAGAGCCACGCCTTTCTGCAGTCCGGTGGTGCCGGCGGAGTGCTGGATGAAGGCGACGCTGTCCGGAGCGGCATCGAGCGGCTTGAAGCCTGCGGGCGGCGCGGGCATCTGCGCCTTCAGGTGCACCACCTGGGCGTCGTCCTTGAGGGCCACGTGTTCGAGGAGTTCGTCTGGGAATTCGTCGTCGAGAACGACTAGCCTCGCCTTCAGGTTGCCGGTGACACCGGCCAGGCCGAAGCGGTACTTGGCGGGATCGACCTTGAAGTTGGGATAAGCCAGGATCGCGGGGATCGCACCCAGGCACAGGGCACCGGCAAAGGCGGTCATGAGCGGGATGCCCTGCGGCATCACCAGGATGACGCGATCGCCCTGGCGTAGCCCGCGCTGCTGCAAGTATGCCGCCTGGCCAAGCGCCAGGCGCACGAACTCGCCGAAGGTGACGGTCTGCACGTCGTCCTCGCTCTTCCACATGGTCACGAACGGCTGGTCGGGCGGGGCGGCCAGCAGAGCTTCCGGCAACGTGCGATACGTTATCGGATACCGCGGGCGGGGAGCTTCGGTCATCGCGTCACCACGTCCTCATGACTTCTGTTCACCCCGGCGCTGGCCGCATTCACATAGAGCGCCACCCCGGAGTGGTGGAGCGCCGGTCCGAGGCCTTCCGCCAGACGCTCCGCCATGAGCGCCGCACCCGCGTCGGTAAAGTGCTCGAAGTCGGCGAAATACTTGCGGTCCGGGGGGATCTCGCGTGCGATGTCGATCACCGCGACATCCTGGGCCGCGGCGGCATCGCGCATGGCCTGGTTCATGCGCCGTTCCATGTCGAGGAATCCCTCTTCCTTGAGCTTGGGATGGAACTTGCGCCAAGAGATGAGAAGATCCCGATCCGGGGTTCGGTCATCGCCGAAGGCGGTCGCGTGCGTGACGACCACTGGCTCGACGCCGTGCGCGCGCAGGGTCGAGAGCAGTTCCGAGAGATCATCGCCGAACCGCTTCACGTCCCCATCGGGCAGGCGCTCGATCGCCGCTCGTGCCCCGAGCGAATGCTCGATCTGCCACTGGCGCAACCAGGTCTGGACTGCGTCCGGCAGGACAGCCTTGGCGACGTTTCGCACGCGCTCCCCCAGCCGCCATTCGAAGCTGGGCGGCGGCAGGACCTTGACCACGCGTTGCGACTGCTTTGGCGGCATGTCGATGTAGAAGCTGGGCGTCGTGTAGATCAGCGCGACCCGGGGCTGGATGCGCTCGACGATCTCGGGTACCCGCAGCGTCGCCGTGGGCAGCGTGAGACCCGGGTACGCGACATTCACGACCTGGAATGCGGGCCGGCCGGCGCGGGCATTGAGTTCGCGCTCTAACTGCCGCGGAAATTCGTGGTCTTCCGATTCGTAAAGCCCAAAGGTCTCCGACGCCCCGAAGCACACGATGTGAACGCGGTCCTTCTCGACCCGCGGACCGCGGTAACCGAACTCGTTGAGCTGCCACTTGCGGTAGCGCGCGTTGGGTTTACCCCGTTTGCCGAGCCGGTCGTTCTCGTACAGATTCTCGTCGCTATATACCCCGGACACCGGCGCGCCAAAAGTGACATGATCGTCGAGACGCGCACACAGCTCGAGCACGAGCACGAAGATCACCGCGCCGAGCGCTACCCGGAGTAGTTTGGCCGCTTTCATCATCAGAACTGGGAATAAATGAACGCTTGCGGCTGTGCCGCCCGGAAAACGACCAGGTACAGGGCCACGGCGTAGCAGGCATAGCGCACTTCCAGCGGCAGCCACGAGAGCACAGCCTGCTCCTTGTCCCTGCGTGCCGAGAGCGCCGCACAGACGAAGTAGCCCGCGACAAGCGCTGCGGTCAGCAGGTAGAGCTCTGCCGGCAACACCGGGGAACGGTAGCTGCCCGGGGTGAATACAGTAGCAAACATCCGCGCTGCCTGTGTGACGCCCTGCGCCCGGAACCAGGTCCATCCCAGGCACATGGCGGCGAACGTGACCAGCCACGAAACTGCCGTCTGGGCCGCTCCTTCCCAGCGGAAATCAAATTGCCGCTGGAGCTGCTGCCACAGGCGGTGCAGGACCAGCAGGACACCGTGGTACGCGCCCCAGATGACGAACAAGGGCGCACCCTTGTGCCACACGCCAAAGACGATCATCGAAAACAGCAGCGCGCCATTCCGCCACCAGGTCTCGCGACGCATCGCCGCCACCGGAAGAAAGAGATAATCGCGGATCCAGAAAGAAAGCGACATGTGCCAGCGGGTCCAGAACACCGAAGGCGAGGCCGACAGATACGGGCGATCGAAGTTCTCCTGGACGCGAACACCGAGCAGCCGCGCTGCGCCGATCGCGATGTGCGAGTATCCGGCGAAATCAAAAAAGAGTTGGAAGCCATACCCGATGGCGAGCAGCCAGACGTCGGGCGCGGCCAGCGGGGCAGTCGAGTCGAAGGCCGCGTTGATGCCGTGGTTCGGGGTCAATCCTGAGCCCAGCAGCTGCGCCAGCGCCATCATCAGAGCGCCCAGCCAGATGCGCTGCGCGGCGGAGTGAATGTCGTCGCGGGAGAGATCGGCGCGCTCGCGAAGCTGCGGCAGGATTTCCGGCAGGCGGCAGATCGGCCCCGAAAGCACCGTCGGCGCGAAACTCATGTACAGCAGAAATTCGGGCAGCGTGGGATCCAGTTCTTCCTCGCGGTAGAGGTCGAAGAGGTAGCTCAGGGCCTGAAACGTCCAGAACGACATTCCGACCGGCAGGACGATCCGGGCCAGCTCCGACTCCGCCGAGATCTGCTGGGCAATCGCGGGAAGGTACTTGAAGACGCCCAGGAGCGCTACGTTGAACGCGATCCCGAGCCAGAGCCGCCCGGACGTCGGGCTGCGCCGCAAGGCCTTGCCCAGAGCGAAATTCACCACCGCGCTGCCCACCAGCACGGCCAGAAACCAGGGCCCCCAGCTGGCATAAAAGGCAAGACTCACCGCCAGCAGCAGGATCCGGCGTGAACGCACCCCCAGATGCCTGGCCAGCAGCGACGTGAGCAGCAGTCCAGCTACATACACCACCAGCCTGGCCGTCATGGGTTCACTCGATCCTTTTGGTGGGAGGTAAGGATGTCTGCTGAAAAGTGTAACGTCACCCGCGAAAGCCCGCAAGACAAGCTGTCGGCCTGCATCTGACCGAAGTCACCGCGGGAAGTAACCAAGGTGCGCGCGCTCATCTCAGTGGGAAAACAAGGTCAACAAGGTGACCTCGGGGGGAACGTTGAAGCGCATCGGCACCACAATGGTCCCGATGCCTCGGTTCGTGTAGAGGTGCAGGTTCCCGACCCGGTACAGGCCCCGCGGGTACCTGCGCGAAAGCGGAGGATAATACAGCGCACCCACGAAAGGCGCCCGGATCTGTCCCCCGTGGGAATGCCCGGAGAGCTGAAGGTCGACCGGGTACGCCTTGGCGTGGTCGGCGAAATCAGGCTCGTGGGCCAGCAGGATCGTGAACTCATTCCGCGGGATGCCGGCGAGCGTGTGGTCGAGGTCGGCGTGGGCGTACAGGACGTCATCCACGCCAGCCACCCAGAGCCGCGCGCCATCGCGTTCGATCGCCGCCGCGTTGTTCCTCACGATCTGTATTCGGTGCGCCCGGATGATCTGGGTCAGGGCCCAGGGATCGACACTGACGTCGTGATTGCCGAAGCAGGCGAAGATGCCGAGGGGAGCCCGGATCCCGGAGAGCAGCCGCGAGCAGTGGTCGGCATTCTGGAACTGCTTGACGGGACGGCCCCACAGCGCCGCCGTGATGAAATCGCCCGTGATCACCGCCAGATCCGGCTCGAGGGCGTTGCATCGCTCGACCGCGTTGCGGATCTCGCGTTCGCCGGTGTAGGGGCCGAAGTGGAGGTCGCTGAGCTGCGCGACCTTCAGGCCGTGGAACGCCTCCGGGAGGCGCGGCGTGAGGAGCGGCACGCGCTCCACCGTGATCTCGTACGGTTCGGCGAGCGCCGCATATCCGCCCAGGCCGACGACGGCCGCCGCGCCGACACCGGCGGCGGCGCGAAGGAATTGCCGGCGGGTTGGCCGAGAGCTGTGCACCGAGTCTCTACAGTGAAGGCCGCGCTCTACACCAGCGGACGCGTAGGCGGCCAATGTCAGTTTCCCGCACGACCTGCAGGTACCTCCGCAGGCGGTCGGGAGCGAACGTGGGCGAGGCCACGTTGTCGACAATGATCACACGATCGTACGCGGCGAACAGGTTCAGGGCTTCTCCGTCCCCCGATTCCAGCCTGCGGAGAACGGGGACCAGCGTCTCCCGCATGGAAGCAAGCGCCGCCCGACGTTCGGGGCCGGCGAGCAACAGCCGCTCCCTGACCTGTGCGAAGAGCCACTGCGCCGGCTTGGCGTCTTCGTCGGGCCGGGCGAGTATCGTGTCGACGGAAGCGCTGTCTCGCCCGCTGAAGTAGAGGTAAACGGCCTGCCGGTATCGCTGGAACTCCGCCTTGTTCGCAGGGGAAAGAGCCAATTCTGCATTCGAGCAATAGACCAAGCGGCCCTCGCTGATCAAAGGCAACCAGCAGCTCACGTCGTCCACCGAATCTGCCGCGGAGAGGACGATATCCCGCGGCCCCAGTTGCAGAGAAGAGAACAGTTTCGCGGTGGCTGCACTGGCCCGATTGAAGCTGACGTACTTGCGGTACCCGCCGGCGGCCGCCAGCGCGCCATGCACCATGATCAGCAGCAACACTGGGGTCAGGACCCAGGCTGCCCGTAGCCTGCGCTCCCGTGCGACCCGGACCGCTGCGCCGGCCAGATAGATCACAAGCAGCCCCAGCACGGTGTGAACGAAGTAGAGATCGTGGTCGGTGACTTGCAGCATGGGACTGACGAACAGATCCGCGAAATAAAGGAGCAGGTTAGCTACACCGAGCGAGACCAGGACCCCCTTGCTTTCCCTGCGCTCATCGTCTGGGACGATCGCACAGCCGATGGTGGCTGCAGCCAGCATGGCCAGCATCTTGGCGTGGCCTCGGAGGATGTAGGGAAGACGGGCGAGCGAGATGGACAGGATCGGCTCACGCACGGCCACCGCAGCGGCCGCATGAGAGGCGCCGCTCAGCAGCAGGTAGGCGCCGTCCAGTACCCCACATGCCAGCGCGAAGCCCAGGATCTCCCTCCATGAGAGATCGAGGCGGCGCGCGATCCATGCCAGGGCCACGACGCAGGCGGTGGTGCCGGCCATCAGCAGGGTCGTGTATGGAAAACACGTGAATGCCGCCCACTGGATCAGCGCCATCAGCGCCCACGCGTAGCGCTTGTGAGCGCGTAATGCCTCGATCTGGAGCCCAACGTATAGGAGCAGGAACGGAATGGCCACCTGAGGGAAGAAGGTGCGGGTGTACGGGAGTCGCACCAGCCGGAAGCCGTCCAGAGACACGTGCATCCAGGCGGAAGCGCTCGCGGGCAGGAGAGTCACGTCGAAGAGCAGCAGAAAAGCCACGCCGACGGCGAGGAGCAACGACGAGCGAGGCAGAATCTTGTCGAGCACGTAGAGCGTCCCGCAGGCGATAAGCACCGCCCAGCCTGCGGACCACAGCACCAGCGTAAGCGGCCAGTTCCCTCCCAGCAGATTCCGCACGATATTGAATGCTATGAACCCCGAACGGAACTTCCAATAGGCCAGCGCACTGAGGGGGACCTCCACGCCGTACCAGGGATTCACCAGGGAGTCAGCGGTGGAAGCGTGCAGCCGGCTGATGTTCAGGTAGAAGTAAAGGTCGGGGCCGAACAGAGGGGGGATCTTCGACGACTCCCCGCGCGCCGCTGTCACCACGTACGGCGCGGCGTAGAGCAGCGCAACGACCACCACGGTAGCCGGCAGCACCAACTTCCGGATCGACTGGATGAAACTGTCTTTGGCGCCCAGGCGACTGGGTGTCCGCGCCATCTCCACCCTAGGCATGGCTGGTCTGCCCGGATGCTGCGGGACGTTCCACTGTCTCCTCGATCAGGTAACGCGGCCGGCGGCGCGACTCGTCCAGCGCGCGCCAGAGGTACTCGCCAAGAATCCCCAGCATAAGCATCTGGACGCCGCCGATCAGCAGGACCATGACCATCAACGACGACCAGCCTTGCGGCGGATGTCCAGTGAGCGCATTGGCGACGACGAACATGGCATAGGCGAATCCGACGACAGCGATGAGAAAACCGAAATAGGACATGAGGCGGATCGGCAGATACGTGAACGAGGTGATGGAATCGACCGCCAGCTTGAGCTTCTTCTCCAGGGTCCAGCCGGAGCTGCCGTGCAGCCGGGCTTTCTTGGTGTAAAACACCGTTCCCTGGCGGAAGCCCATCCAAGTGATCAGGGCCAGAATGCTCACGTTGCTCTCGTTAAAAGCGCGGAAACCGTCGAGCACGCGCCGATCCATGAGGAAGAAATCAGCTCCCATCGCCGGCATCTCTTTCATGCCGACGATGTGACGCATGATGGCGTAATAAGCGCGCGAAAAGCCCACCGTGCTGGCGGTCTCGCCCTCCCGTCGTTCACGAGCGGCCCATACTACCTGCACGCCTTCGTGCCACTTGGCGATCAGGTCGGGGATGACTTCGGGGGGGTCCTGAAGATCAGCGGCCAGGATGACCGCACAATCGCCACGCGCCTGGTGAAGACCGCAAGTGATGGCCGTGTGCGACCCAAAATTGCGGGCGAAACGGATACCTCGAACGCGTGGGTCCCGCTGTGCGATCTCGCGCACGACGGCAAACGTCTCGTCGGCCGAATGGTCGTCCACCACCACCCACTCCCAGCGGAACCCCTGGCCGTCGAGCGAACGGCACAGCTCTTCGTAGAGCGCGGGGAGGTTGCGCGACTCGTTGTATGCCGGCGTGACCACGGTCAGAAGGAAGTCGGCGGGCGGTGTCTGGCGCGCAGCATCAACGGGAGGCACGGGAAACTCGTTCCTCCTTCATGGATGTGGCCAGGGCCC is from Terriglobia bacterium and encodes:
- a CDS encoding glycosyltransferase family 2 protein, with translation MPPVDAARQTPPADFLLTVVTPAYNESRNLPALYEELCRSLDGQGFRWEWVVVDDHSADETFAVVREIAQRDPRVRGIRFARNFGSHTAITCGLHQARGDCAVILAADLQDPPEVIPDLIAKWHEGVQVVWAARERREGETASTVGFSRAYYAIMRHIVGMKEMPAMGADFFLMDRRVLDGFRAFNESNVSILALITWMGFRQGTVFYTKKARLHGSSGWTLEKKLKLAVDSITSFTYLPIRLMSYFGFLIAVVGFAYAMFVVANALTGHPPQGWSSLMVMVLLIGGVQMLMLGILGEYLWRALDESRRRPRYLIEETVERPAASGQTSHA
- a CDS encoding SDR family oxidoreductase translates to MAFYLITGIAGFIGSSLAHALVAKGERVRGVDNLSTGRLENIASIRDRIDFRRADLVDLGAMRDACRGVDYVFHQGALASVPRSVEDPVASNQANVDGSLNVLVAAREAGVKRVVYAASSSAYGDTPTLPKREDMLPNPISPYAVAKLAAEHYMASFFRVYGLETVSLRYFNIFGPRQDPSSQYSGVLAKFIPAMLEGRQPTIYGDGEQSRDFTYIDNAVSANLLACTAPASAVAGCTFNIAVGKRASLNETFGILKKLTGYTGQAAYAAAREGDIKHSLADISLAEKHLGYRVLVDFEEGLRRTVEWYRQEAAVTAAAGGKASR
- a CDS encoding glycosyltransferase: MSAVVVFWIAAAVVAYSTAGYPSLLWLLSRIVQRPHRRDQIWPMVSVIIPVHQQAQILERKLQNTLALEYPPEKRQIIVVSDGEDRETMEYFESSPHQGVEFISMSERRGKHYAQRAAYEQATGEILVFTDAAIQLDSKALVNMVCNFADPAVGCVSSEDRVLASPETKVAEGSYVDFEMWLRRMEGNIWSLVSASGSFFAARREACEVWHGELSSDFFVALHVAQAGKRSVVDPNCLAWYGVSLDQSAEFQRKVRTIVHGLDVLFSHLHLLSPLTYGLFAWQLFSHKLCRWIVPFALISLLSANVALRNQPFYRVILYLQLAFYAAAILAFVYEGIARFKPLKIARFFLLGNVAALVAWVRFFSGDKYVTWTPTRRP
- a CDS encoding acyltransferase is translated as MHIGRSVLLPASTFIDVSHCYLISIGDNCGFGEGCTILAHDAQMDEFLDAARIGKVVIHDSCHIGTGAVILAGVEIGPRTIVGAHSVVSKSLPPDTVCAGNPAQVICSLEQYLEKHRQRMATRPTFDYGTYDIRSLTPERRKELLEALADGDAYIIGGRTAELAGGGGTPRTAAEAAPGSKQ
- a CDS encoding polysaccharide deacetylase family protein produces the protein MLKKVVRSVLALPGASSSFRPLLRDCGVILMLHRFTDPDRGVKGDDPARVRQFLAYLRRKKYDILPLGDVFSRLAEGKPLRGAIAFTIDDGYYDQAAIGGEVFAEYDCPVTVFATSGFVDGQLWFWWDKIDHVFRNSTRKELRFILADEELRYSIQDARECDAARADFIGRCKKVPDAEKHAAIARLAAAAEVALPEKPPAMYAPLTWDQARKGEGRGMTFGPHTVTHPILSNTPDDQSDFEICRSWERIQAEVRRPVPVFCYPNGQWGDFGDREVAILQRAGLKGAVLGLAGYARVTAFHGSAGAPFRVPRFCLPEQFVDLVQYVSGMERMKEIVRGGAA
- a CDS encoding AMP-binding protein, with amino-acid sequence MTEAPRPRYPITYRTLPEALLAAPPDQPFVTMWKSEDDVQTVTFGEFVRLALGQAAYLQQRGLRQGDRVILVMPQGIPLMTAFAGALCLGAIPAILAYPNFKVDPAKYRFGLAGVTGNLKARLVVLDDEFPDELLEHVALKDDAQVVHLKAQMPAPPAGFKPLDAAPDSVAFIQHSAGTTGLQKGVALSHAAVLLHLNHLSPALRLTSNDCIYSWLPLYHDMGLIACFMLPMVCHLPIVMQSPTDWVMQPGSMLEIITKYKCTLAWTPNFTLQFLARRVRPADRQDFDLSSLRMLINCSEPVRGSSMDEFRAAYAGCKLQPHVLQASYAMAETVFAVTQSGIGADAGPKRIWVDADAVRKERRAVQVADSTQGAMCFVSSGKCIPGCAVRAVSDSGKPLPEGGIGEILIRSDSLLTGYYNRPDLTEKALQDGWYWSGDLGFALEGEVYVVGRKKDLIIVAGENIYPQDVEEIVSSHPAIHDGRVVAFGAYNPELGTEDIVVAAEVNREEDLAEAARIERELKTAITGELAVVARRIYLKPPKWVVKSTAGKPARSTTREKLIAEHPELQSNAAGPGL
- a CDS encoding metallophosphoesterase; amino-acid sequence: MHSSRPTRRQFLRAAAGVGAAAVVGLGGYAALAEPYEITVERVPLLTPRLPEAFHGLKVAQLSDLHFGPYTGEREIRNAVERCNALEPDLAVITGDFITAALWGRPVKQFQNADHCSRLLSGIRAPLGIFACFGNHDVSVDPWALTQIIRAHRIQIVRNNAAAIERDGARLWVAGVDDVLYAHADLDHTLAGIPRNEFTILLAHEPDFADHAKAYPVDLQLSGHSHGGQIRAPFVGALYYPPLSRRYPRGLYRVGNLHLYTNRGIGTIVVPMRFNVPPEVTLLTLFSH